The DNA segment ACGCTCACACTGTAGGTTTACCTGGATCATTGAAAAATAGTTTGCAAAAATTGCGTCGGTATTGTACGTTGCTTTCGATATGGACACGCTCCTTTTGAATTGTGCCGGCTTCGATTGGGACGATGGGAATACCGATAAAAATTGGGTTCAGCATCGCGTCTCAAATAGCGAATGCGAAGAAGTGTTTTTCAACCGGCCGCTTATCGTAGGAGATGACAAAAGGCATTCGGCATCCGAAAAACGATACTACACACTGGGCCGCACGGACGCCGGCAGATGTTTGTTTGTTGTTTTCACCGCCTGAGTCAATCGGATTCGCATCATTTCAGCGCGTGACATGAACAACAAGGAATTGAGAAAGTATCATGAAAAAATCAAAAGAAATCCCTCGCTTTAAAAGCGAGGCAGAGGAACGCAAATTTTGGAGAACACAGGATTCCACCGATTTTGTCGATTGGGGCCAGGCAGAAATTCTTGCCTTTCCCAATTTGAGGCCGACAATGAAAACCATTTCATTGCGGCTTCCGGAGTTTGTACTTGATGAATTGCGCGCTATGGCGCAAAAAAGAGATGTCTCTTATCAGTCGTTGATCAAGATTTTCATCAAGGATCGCATAGACCAGGAGCGTAAACAAAGCGCCCTGCGTTAATGTCACCGGTATTCCTGTTGTTTCATTAAATATCTCCCGGCTATCTTTCAAGTTTTTTTTCGCGGCGGATCAAAAAACGGCGTTTTGACGATCATTGCTGCGGCTTTCTCGCGGCTGAATTCCACCGTAATCTCCATTTCGACTTTAGTGCCGAGGCCGGCGAATTGACTCTCTACTGTGCCGATTGCAATAAATTTCTTGAGAATCGGTGAAAACGTGCTGCTCGTCACTTGTCCGATTTGGCGATTGTTTTTGTAAACCGGCACCGCCACGCGCGAAGCGCGGCCGGCCACTTGCGGAGGCAAGTCCGCGGCCGCATAGAGACTTTCCAACTCATCCCAATCCA comes from the Cytophagia bacterium CHB2 genome and includes:
- a CDS encoding BrnT family toxin, which gives rise to MDTLLLNCAGFDWDDGNTDKNWVQHRVSNSECEEVFFNRPLIVGDDKRHSASEKRYYTLGRTDAGRCLFVVFTA
- a CDS encoding aminomethyl transferase family protein, which produces IMPVGMVAMDIARVEAALLLGDVDYVSSHKAITEARKSSPLEAGLAWAVKFDKGDFIGRKALLAEQARGPKWQFVGLEVDWDELESLYAAADLPPQVAGRASRVAVPVYKNNRQIGQVTSSTFSPILKKFIAIGTVESQFAGLGTKVEMEITVEFSREKAAAMIVKTPFFDPPRKKT